The Gemmata palustris genome includes a region encoding these proteins:
- a CDS encoding DinB family protein gives MTSLADRFRRWYEYERDCNAKSLEMLASVPVERRGAPEFQKAVDKMAHLVSARRRWLHRLGRWPETPPLFPPGTALADLTAQVADTEAEWVAYLSRLDEGELARELEWEAADGHRYRWDIEGILTQTFGHAWYHRGQIAHLVAALGGTAVDTDYILWCKLPQLDAPAP, from the coding sequence ATGACGTCGCTGGCCGACCGGTTCCGCCGGTGGTACGAGTACGAGCGCGACTGCAACGCGAAGTCGCTGGAGATGCTCGCGTCGGTGCCGGTCGAGCGCCGGGGCGCGCCGGAGTTCCAGAAGGCCGTCGACAAGATGGCGCACCTGGTGTCCGCGCGCCGGCGCTGGCTGCACCGGTTAGGGCGCTGGCCCGAGACCCCGCCCCTGTTCCCGCCCGGGACCGCGCTGGCGGACCTGACCGCGCAGGTCGCGGACACCGAGGCGGAGTGGGTCGCGTACCTGAGTCGGCTGGACGAGGGCGAGCTGGCGCGCGAACTGGAATGGGAGGCCGCCGACGGGCACCGGTACCGGTGGGACATCGAGGGCATCCTGACTCAGACGTTCGGGCACGCCTGGTACCACCGCGGGCAGATCGCGCACCTGGTGGCCGCGCTCGGGGGGACCGCCGTGGACACGGACTACATCCTCTGGTGCAAGCTCCCCCAACTCGACGCCCCGGCGCCGTGA
- a CDS encoding small ribosomal subunit protein bS21 yields the protein MSVKVTVREGESVEEALKRFRGLVRRYGPPGTNVKRPKWHKNPLTFYLKPSARRRRDEIRDAFETHAGECARRRLVCVIRRQTKRRKEHFGAAPVVAQYPRGDAGPGPASGTLRH from the coding sequence GTGAGTGTAAAAGTGACCGTCCGCGAGGGCGAATCCGTCGAGGAGGCGCTCAAACGGTTCCGCGGGCTCGTGCGGCGCTACGGGCCGCCGGGTACCAACGTGAAGCGCCCCAAGTGGCACAAGAACCCGCTCACGTTCTACCTCAAGCCGAGCGCGCGCCGGCGCCGGGACGAGATCCGCGACGCCTTCGAGACCCACGCGGGCGAGTGCGCGCGGCGCCGGCTCGTGTGCGTCATCCGGCGCCAGACCAAGCGCCGCAAGGAGCACTTCGGCGCCGCTCCGGTCGTGGCGCAGTACCCCCGCGGTGACGCCGGCCCCGGTCCTGCGTCGGGCACCCTTCGGCACTGA
- a CDS encoding SMI1/KNR4 family protein — MSDEAAFLDAIAAAPGDDAVRRALADWLDARGRRGGELIRAECALAAAPFGSRRWHGAFARYRSAGAGLPDEWCRAVGRYPLDYWLEVSARSAWARLERWHEKHRALFGVLSPGASAGEIEDVERTIGAPLPPDARASLATHNGSCDHFLLGDGLLSTYAIVLLWKGDRRNAGSEKGLRRAAESFPVAAVAPGHFNPGWVPLASDLNGRSLGVDLAPGPAGTVGQVINFGTHEPSTCVLAPGWGEFLAHYATFLESGAVGTSGPNATDPCAWYTDAFDGHCHDALCKWRRAGRWPPRDPA; from the coding sequence ATGAGCGACGAGGCCGCATTTCTGGACGCGATCGCGGCCGCCCCGGGCGACGATGCGGTCCGGCGCGCGCTCGCCGACTGGCTGGACGCGCGCGGGCGCCGCGGCGGGGAGCTGATCCGCGCCGAGTGCGCGCTCGCGGCCGCGCCGTTCGGTTCCCGGCGCTGGCACGGGGCGTTCGCCCGGTACCGGTCGGCCGGCGCGGGGCTCCCCGACGAGTGGTGCCGGGCCGTCGGCCGGTACCCGTTGGACTACTGGCTGGAGGTCTCCGCGCGCAGCGCCTGGGCGCGCCTGGAGCGCTGGCACGAGAAGCACCGGGCGCTGTTCGGTGTGCTCAGCCCCGGTGCCTCGGCCGGGGAGATCGAGGACGTCGAGCGCACCATCGGTGCCCCCCTCCCGCCGGACGCGCGCGCGTCGCTCGCGACCCACAACGGGAGCTGTGACCACTTCCTCCTCGGCGACGGGCTCCTTTCGACATACGCGATTGTGCTGCTCTGGAAGGGCGACCGGAGGAACGCGGGGTCCGAAAAGGGGCTCCGGCGCGCTGCGGAATCGTTCCCGGTGGCGGCGGTCGCGCCCGGCCACTTCAACCCGGGCTGGGTTCCGCTCGCCTCGGACCTCAACGGCCGCTCCCTCGGGGTGGACCTGGCGCCCGGACCCGCGGGCACCGTCGGGCAGGTCATCAACTTCGGGACGCACGAACCGAGTACGTGCGTGCTGGCGCCCGGGTGGGGCGAGTTCCTCGCGCACTACGCGACGTTCCTGGAGTCCGGTGCGGTGGGCACGAGCGGTCCGAACGCGACCGACCCGTGCGCGTGGTACACCGATGCGTTCGACGGCCACTGCCACGACGCGCTGTGCAAATGGCGGCGTGCGGGGCGCTGGCCCCCGCGCGACCCGGCCTGA
- a CDS encoding TIGR03067 domain-containing protein, with the protein MRALVATVLCLCPVGHAVLTADDKKSDSDLFQGTWEVVKLEQTGQDLAEVVKALEPTMAFEKNTYTFTLGENVEKGKFTLDPKAKVPTVDYDITEGEQKGKKQVGIYKLDGDTLVLCLSEEGADARPTKFKTAADAPEYVMFTLKRKKK; encoded by the coding sequence ATGCGCGCGCTCGTTGCGACCGTTCTCTGCTTGTGCCCCGTCGGGCACGCCGTTCTGACGGCGGACGACAAGAAGAGCGACAGCGACCTGTTCCAGGGCACCTGGGAGGTGGTCAAGCTCGAACAGACCGGCCAGGACCTCGCCGAAGTGGTCAAGGCCCTGGAGCCGACGATGGCGTTCGAGAAGAACACGTACACGTTCACGCTGGGCGAGAACGTGGAGAAGGGCAAGTTCACGCTCGACCCCAAGGCCAAGGTGCCGACGGTCGATTACGACATCACCGAGGGCGAGCAAAAGGGCAAGAAGCAGGTGGGCATCTACAAGTTGGACGGGGACACGCTCGTGCTGTGCCTGAGCGAAGAGGGCGCGGACGCCCGCCCGACGAAGTTCAAAACCGCCGCGGACGCGCCGGAGTACGTGATGTTCACGCTCAAGCGGAAGAAAAAGTAG
- a CDS encoding leucine-rich repeat domain-containing protein produces the protein MFRISALVLITLLCLGSPVRADDAEDKAVAFFEGLGGRASRDENAPGKPVTDLSLNHLPLTDLELKEIAALRNLRTLDLSDTKVTDAGLKQLKGLKNLKTLHLSDTKVTGTGFKELVALQKLKELYLGLTTVSDAGLKEIAALKKLTFLQLFCEKVTDAGIKELAALENLTALYLLGTGATDTVLKELTALKKLTTLHLSGTKVTDAGLKELAVLQNLTALGLSSTQVTDAGLKELIALKSLECLYLHSTRITDAGLKELAVLQNLTALDLGRTKVTDTGFKELAALQKLTWLYLSGAQITDAGLKGLAALKNLTALGVGYTKVTDMGIKELQSALPECKILR, from the coding sequence ATGTTCCGGATCTCGGCCCTTGTCCTGATTACTTTGCTGTGCCTCGGTTCCCCCGTCCGTGCCGACGATGCCGAAGATAAAGCCGTCGCGTTCTTCGAGGGGCTCGGTGGGAGGGCGTCCCGCGACGAGAACGCGCCCGGTAAACCGGTCACCGATCTCAGCCTGAATCATTTGCCGCTAACGGACTTAGAACTTAAGGAAATCGCCGCACTCCGGAACCTCAGAACGCTCGACCTGTCCGATACGAAAGTGACGGACGCGGGACTCAAGCAACTGAAGGGCCTCAAGAATCTCAAAACGTTGCACCTGTCCGACACGAAGGTAACGGGCACGGGATTCAAAGAACTCGTTGCGCTCCAGAAACTCAAGGAACTCTATCTGGGTCTCACAACAGTATCGGACGCGGGGCTCAAGGAAATCGCGGCGCTCAAAAAGCTCACCTTCCTCCAGCTATTCTGTGAAAAAGTAACAGACGCTGGAATTAAAGAGCTCGCCGCGCTCGAGAACCTGACCGCCCTATACCTGCTCGGCACGGGAGCAACGGACACGGTGCTCAAGGAACTCACCGCACTCAAAAAGCTCACCACGCTACATCTGAGCGGCACGAAGGTAACGGACGCGGGCCTGAAGGAACTCGCCGTGCTCCAGAACCTCACCGCGCTCGGCCTGTCCAGCACGCAGGTGACGGACGCGGGGCTCAAAGAACTGATCGCACTCAAAAGCCTCGAGTGCCTCTATCTGCACAGCACGCGGATAACGGACGCGGGACTCAAGGAACTCGCCGTGCTCCAGAACCTCACCGCGCTCGACCTGGGCCGCACCAAAGTGACGGACACGGGGTTCAAGGAACTCGCCGCGCTTCAGAAACTCACGTGGCTCTACCTGAGTGGCGCGCAAATAACGGACGCGGGACTCAAAGGGCTTGCCGCACTCAAAAACCTCACCGCGCTCGGCGTGGGTTATACAAAAGTAACGGACATGGGGATCAAGGAACTCCAGTCGGCATTGCCCGAGTGCAAAATCTTAAGGTGA
- a CDS encoding DNA primase family protein, producing MTSAITNAWHARADDLARWAALRLVNRTDRCGGCWDNNGTVRRTTRPATGPTPGFVGHKLLARHFRASETKHVIGLHALGADGRGKWVGIDIDAHPGAPTDPADPAANERFALATYEDLRALGFAPLLCESNGTGGYHLRALFADPVEGAVLFAFGRWLIRRAGEFGFTKPPEVFPKQATIDDSTKFGNWLRVIGRHHARDFWPRVWSGAAWLEGAPAVEHVLALAGDSPALVPTEARTYIPDLAAPGRPRTQVSTGNVFASYNRSQTMESLADLLQRHHWQPAGRRGPRWDFRRPNKTGDKSGNLMLVSGVPIFYGFTDAAGIPDHRGLNPSQLRAALEHANNFAALADQLRAEGFAPLRRAAGGAREQHRPEARVTEGTDPPEPGEPAAPDSQDPVNEDFLDPHRLGRLLVPRAGDLPTLVYHRAEWWTWKNGRYVTITDDDFDKRAWTLLREEFEADHRAAVTSWEAGGRQNARPTVVKLESRKVGNAVHAAASMCHLSGDATWPTMLVPDEPRPERIPRLRPAATQREYIACANGLIDVAELLASGTTTVSPATPLYYTPSALPVPFEPGARCPKFDAFLARVTDGDPERQAVLQEMAGYLLRFDSRFQTFFVLNGEGANGKSTFLAALRALVGDWNYSSVPLEEFGERFALAGTLGKLVNAVAEVGEMDKVAEAKLKSFVAGDLMSFDRKNKLPLYARPTARLLLSTNTLPRFSDRTEGVWRRYQLIPFTAVITEAERVRGMTEPEWWVASGELPGILNWALAGLCRLHRQGHFTASRVCEAAKAEHRELCNPHRQFLDEHARAAPGAQLKTAELFAAYVEWCRQRRYMALSDGNFGLELRKVFRAVGKVRVRGGNERYNVYQGVTWADGRPDSLLVDYDRRRRDTPGWSPGGEAGD from the coding sequence TTGACATCCGCGATTACCAACGCCTGGCACGCGCGCGCGGACGACCTCGCGCGCTGGGCCGCGCTGCGCCTCGTGAACCGTACCGACCGCTGCGGCGGGTGCTGGGACAATAACGGAACCGTGCGCCGGACCACCCGCCCCGCGACCGGCCCCACGCCCGGGTTCGTGGGCCACAAGCTGCTCGCCCGGCACTTCCGCGCGAGCGAGACCAAGCACGTCATCGGGCTGCACGCGCTGGGCGCGGACGGGCGCGGGAAGTGGGTCGGCATCGACATCGACGCCCACCCCGGCGCCCCCACCGACCCCGCCGACCCTGCGGCCAACGAGCGGTTCGCCCTGGCGACCTACGAAGACTTGCGCGCCCTCGGCTTCGCCCCCCTCCTCTGCGAATCCAACGGCACGGGCGGGTACCACCTGCGCGCGCTGTTCGCGGACCCGGTGGAGGGGGCGGTCCTGTTCGCGTTCGGGCGCTGGCTCATTCGCCGCGCCGGGGAGTTCGGATTCACCAAACCACCAGAAGTCTTTCCCAAACAGGCCACAATTGATGATTCGACCAAATTCGGGAACTGGCTCCGGGTCATCGGGCGGCACCACGCGCGCGACTTCTGGCCGCGCGTCTGGTCCGGCGCCGCCTGGCTCGAAGGCGCCCCCGCCGTCGAGCACGTGCTCGCGCTCGCGGGGGACTCCCCTGCCCTCGTCCCCACTGAGGCCCGGACCTACATCCCGGACCTGGCGGCCCCCGGGAGGCCCAGAACCCAGGTGTCCACCGGGAACGTGTTCGCGTCGTACAACCGTTCTCAGACAATGGAATCGCTGGCCGACCTGCTCCAGCGCCACCACTGGCAACCGGCGGGCCGGCGCGGGCCGCGCTGGGACTTCCGCCGGCCCAACAAGACCGGCGACAAGAGCGGGAACCTGATGCTCGTGTCGGGCGTGCCGATCTTCTACGGGTTCACCGACGCGGCCGGCATCCCGGACCACCGGGGCCTGAACCCGAGCCAGCTCCGCGCCGCACTGGAGCACGCCAACAACTTCGCCGCGCTCGCCGACCAGCTCCGCGCCGAAGGATTCGCCCCCCTCCGGCGCGCGGCGGGCGGCGCGAGAGAACAACACCGGCCCGAGGCACGTGTCACGGAAGGAACGGACCCGCCCGAGCCCGGCGAACCCGCGGCACCCGATTCACAAGACCCGGTCAACGAAGACTTCCTCGACCCGCACCGGTTGGGGCGGTTGCTGGTTCCGCGCGCGGGGGATCTGCCCACGCTGGTCTACCACCGGGCCGAGTGGTGGACGTGGAAGAACGGGCGCTACGTCACGATTACCGACGACGATTTCGACAAGCGCGCGTGGACGCTCTTGCGCGAGGAGTTCGAGGCGGATCACCGCGCCGCGGTCACCAGTTGGGAAGCGGGCGGGCGCCAGAACGCGCGCCCCACGGTGGTGAAACTGGAAAGCCGAAAGGTGGGCAACGCGGTCCACGCGGCGGCGTCCATGTGCCACCTGTCCGGGGACGCCACCTGGCCCACGATGCTCGTACCCGACGAACCCCGGCCCGAGCGCATCCCCAGGTTGCGCCCGGCCGCGACCCAGCGCGAGTATATCGCTTGCGCGAACGGATTGATCGACGTGGCCGAACTTCTCGCGAGCGGGACCACGACCGTTTCGCCGGCCACGCCCCTGTACTACACGCCGTCGGCGCTGCCGGTCCCGTTCGAGCCCGGCGCGCGGTGCCCGAAGTTCGATGCGTTCCTCGCGCGCGTCACCGACGGCGACCCCGAGCGCCAAGCCGTGCTGCAAGAAATGGCCGGCTACCTGTTGCGCTTCGATTCGCGCTTCCAGACGTTCTTCGTGCTCAACGGCGAGGGCGCCAACGGCAAGAGCACGTTCCTGGCGGCGCTCCGGGCGCTGGTGGGCGATTGGAACTACTCCTCTGTTCCGCTGGAGGAGTTCGGCGAGCGGTTCGCGCTGGCCGGGACGCTGGGAAAACTGGTGAACGCGGTGGCCGAGGTGGGCGAAATGGACAAGGTCGCGGAGGCGAAACTGAAGAGCTTCGTGGCCGGCGACCTCATGAGCTTCGACCGCAAGAACAAGCTGCCGCTCTACGCGCGCCCCACGGCCCGACTGCTCCTCTCCACGAACACCCTCCCCCGGTTCTCGGACCGCACCGAGGGGGTCTGGCGGCGCTACCAGCTCATCCCGTTCACCGCGGTGATTACCGAGGCCGAGCGCGTGCGCGGGATGACCGAGCCGGAGTGGTGGGTCGCGTCCGGCGAGTTGCCCGGCATCCTGAACTGGGCTCTGGCGGGCCTGTGTCGGCTGCACCGCCAGGGGCACTTCACGGCGTCCCGGGTGTGCGAAGCGGCGAAGGCCGAGCACCGCGAACTGTGCAACCCGCACCGCCAGTTCCTCGACGAGCACGCGCGGGCCGCGCCCGGCGCGCAACTGAAGACGGCCGAGCTGTTCGCGGCCTATGTGGAGTGGTGCCGCCAGCGCCGCTACATGGCCCTGTCCGACGGGAACTTCGGCCTGGAACTGCGCAAGGTGTTCCGCGCGGTGGGGAAGGTGCGCGTGCGCGGGGGCAACGAGCGCTACAACGTGTACCAGGGGGTGACGTGGGCCGACGGGCGCCCGGACTCGCTCCTCGTGGATTACGACCGGCGCCGGCGCGACACCCCGGGCTGGTCACCGGGCGGGGAGGCGGGGGATTAG
- a CDS encoding TlpA family protein disulfide reductase produces the protein MVVFWAAWCGPCMRMVPHEKKLVERMKGKPFALVGINGDEKREKAKETVQKNEMTWPSFWDAAERPDGPITKCWNVQGWPMIYVLDAEGVIRYAGHSDEKLDALVDELVGKLEKK, from the coding sequence GTGGTGGTGTTCTGGGCGGCGTGGTGCGGGCCGTGCATGCGGATGGTGCCCCACGAGAAGAAGCTGGTGGAGCGGATGAAGGGCAAGCCGTTCGCGCTCGTCGGGATCAACGGGGACGAGAAGCGGGAGAAGGCGAAGGAAACGGTGCAGAAGAACGAGATGACCTGGCCCTCGTTCTGGGACGCGGCCGAGCGCCCGGACGGTCCGATCACCAAGTGCTGGAACGTTCAGGGGTGGCCCATGATCTACGTGCTGGACGCCGAGGGGGTGATCCGGTACGCGGGGCACAGCGACGAGAAACTGGACGCGCTGGTGGACGAGCTCGTCGGCAAACTGGAGAAAAAGTGA
- a CDS encoding dual specificity protein phosphatase family protein, whose protein sequence is MAAPKEIVFMSQSRAEAYDPRPTDAIISITDRDKPPADLYRGWCAELRISFDDVNPIEFPVDPDEGLLEIQEEQIQQIATFVLSLPENCETVAVHCRFGQSRSAGVARAVCHHFGLYFPPDYDCFNNFVFTRVRDALRSKSGAELGAAPNPS, encoded by the coding sequence ATGGCCGCTCCAAAAGAAATCGTCTTCATGAGCCAGTCGCGGGCCGAAGCTTATGACCCGAGGCCGACGGACGCGATCATATCCATAACGGACCGCGATAAACCGCCGGCCGATCTCTATCGGGGCTGGTGCGCCGAGCTGAGAATCAGTTTCGACGATGTGAACCCAATTGAATTCCCGGTTGATCCCGACGAAGGGTTACTAGAGATACAAGAAGAGCAAATTCAGCAGATAGCGACCTTTGTCCTTTCACTACCCGAAAATTGCGAAACCGTGGCCGTTCATTGTCGATTCGGCCAATCTCGATCGGCGGGTGTCGCCAGGGCCGTGTGTCACCACTTTGGTCTATATTTCCCACCGGACTACGACTGCTTCAACAACTTTGTATTCACCCGAGTTCGAGACGCATTGCGATCAAAAAGCGGGGCCGAACTCGGCGCGGCACCGAACCCCTCTTGA
- a CDS encoding PilZ domain-containing protein — protein sequence MSVQNRRGSVRFVPGTSTSCYTESGGEGVLWDISATGLSMLVDTPPLLGVTLTVEVTSAWRVLTVNAQVAHVKQVAAGDYFVGMEFASPLALEQIEPFVTPTMA from the coding sequence GTGTCTGTTCAGAACCGGCGAGGGTCTGTTCGCTTCGTGCCCGGCACTTCTACGTCCTGTTACACCGAGTCCGGCGGTGAGGGGGTGCTGTGGGACATCTCCGCCACGGGCCTGAGCATGCTGGTCGATACGCCCCCGCTGCTCGGGGTGACACTGACGGTAGAGGTGACGTCCGCGTGGCGCGTACTGACCGTCAATGCTCAAGTGGCTCACGTTAAGCAGGTGGCGGCTGGGGATTACTTCGTCGGGATGGAGTTCGCCTCTCCGCTCGCGCTGGAACAGATCGAACCGTTCGTCACCCCAACGATGGCGTAG
- a CDS encoding TapB family protein, which produces MVRSLVALLVVTALIGLAPAAPVPKHLMPEEPLYHPVKKGTRWVYTDNDIERVYEIADVKPAKHGGSIVTVEAVTNTGRVLEEKLEVSPRGLVRLEHLGAPAASPVRLLRCPVQADKEWPFRTDRAVPNGPYIQGTMTATGPEDVTVPAGTFSAIRVELKATLFMGDTPVSDINVTSWYAPNVGTVKYTSTGGFKRELKSFTPGKG; this is translated from the coding sequence ATGGTTCGTTCGCTCGTCGCGCTGCTGGTGGTTACCGCGCTCATCGGCCTCGCGCCCGCCGCGCCCGTGCCCAAGCACCTGATGCCCGAAGAACCCCTCTACCACCCCGTGAAGAAGGGCACGCGCTGGGTGTACACGGACAACGACATCGAGCGCGTGTACGAGATCGCGGACGTGAAGCCGGCCAAGCACGGCGGCTCGATCGTGACCGTCGAAGCCGTGACCAATACGGGCCGGGTGCTGGAAGAGAAACTGGAGGTCTCGCCCCGCGGGTTGGTCCGGCTCGAGCACCTGGGGGCGCCGGCCGCCTCCCCGGTGCGCCTGCTCCGGTGCCCGGTGCAGGCCGACAAGGAGTGGCCGTTCCGCACCGATCGCGCCGTCCCCAACGGCCCCTACATCCAGGGAACCATGACGGCCACGGGGCCGGAGGACGTGACCGTGCCCGCCGGAACATTCTCCGCAATCCGCGTCGAATTGAAGGCGACCCTATTTATGGGCGACACTCCCGTTAGTGACATTAACGTCACGTCCTGGTACGCGCCCAACGTTGGCACCGTAAAGTACACGAGCACCGGGGGGTTCAAGAGAGAGCTGAAGTCATTCACACCGGGGAAAGGGTGA
- a CDS encoding TapB family protein, with product MVRSLVALFVVAALISLAPAAPVPKHLTPKETLYHGVQKGSRWVYADTGAEVVFEATDARPDKRGGSVVTIDRVENGKKTLAQKLDVSPRGIFLIEGPEGTRKPPTCLLQCPVQADTKWSIEYTGRPNDTNIYRATLKITGTEDVTVPAGKYAAVRVEAKISAFAGDKPVYESNSTTWYAPGIGVVKQEGRGWTKELKSFTPGKD from the coding sequence ATGGTTCGCTCGCTCGTCGCTTTGTTTGTGGTTGCCGCGCTCATTAGCCTCGCGCCCGCCGCACCTGTGCCGAAGCACTTGACCCCCAAAGAGACGCTCTATCACGGCGTGCAGAAGGGCTCGCGCTGGGTGTACGCGGACACGGGCGCCGAGGTCGTGTTCGAGGCGACGGACGCGCGCCCGGACAAGCGGGGCGGATCGGTCGTGACCATCGACCGCGTGGAGAACGGGAAGAAAACGCTGGCCCAGAAGCTCGACGTCTCGCCGCGCGGGATCTTCCTGATCGAGGGGCCCGAGGGCACTCGCAAGCCCCCGACGTGCCTGCTCCAGTGCCCGGTGCAGGCGGACACGAAATGGTCGATCGAGTACACCGGCCGCCCCAACGACACCAACATCTACCGGGCCACGTTGAAGATCACGGGCACCGAGGACGTGACCGTACCGGCCGGGAAGTACGCGGCGGTCCGCGTCGAGGCGAAGATCAGCGCGTTCGCGGGGGATAAACCCGTTTACGAATCTAACAGCACCACTTGGTACGCGCCCGGCATCGGCGTCGTCAAGCAAGAGGGCCGGGGGTGGACGAAGGAGCTGAAGTCGTTCACGCCGGGGAAAGACTGA
- a CDS encoding TapB family protein has protein sequence MIRSLAALLVVTALIGLAPAAPVPAHLMPKEPLYYATQKGTRWVYVNQNVESVYEATDVKPTKQGGSIVTIELVHDGKKTPNQKLDVSPRGIFRIEVNGNARGQPMCLLRCPAELDKEWPFHLNNGGVFVHRGTMKVTGTEDVTVPAGKFPAVRVAERMAAYMGEQWIGTEDYTSWYAPDVGLVKQTSPGGFKKELKSFKPGNG, from the coding sequence ATGATTCGCTCGCTCGCCGCGCTGCTGGTGGTTACCGCACTCATCGGCCTCGCGCCCGCCGCGCCCGTGCCCGCGCACCTGATGCCCAAGGAGCCGCTCTACTACGCCACCCAAAAGGGCACGCGCTGGGTGTACGTGAATCAGAACGTCGAGTCCGTGTACGAAGCAACGGACGTGAAGCCGACCAAACAGGGCGGATCGATCGTGACCATCGAACTCGTACACGACGGGAAGAAGACGCCGAACCAGAAGCTGGACGTGTCGCCGCGCGGGATCTTTCGGATCGAAGTAAACGGAAACGCGCGCGGCCAGCCGATGTGCCTGCTCCGGTGCCCCGCGGAACTCGATAAGGAATGGCCGTTCCACCTGAATAACGGCGGGGTGTTCGTTCACCGGGGAACAATGAAGGTCACGGGGACCGAGGACGTGACCGTGCCCGCCGGGAAGTTCCCGGCGGTCCGCGTCGCGGAGCGGATGGCTGCGTACATGGGCGAGCAGTGGATCGGGACCGAGGACTACACGTCCTGGTACGCGCCCGACGTCGGCCTCGTGAAGCAGACGAGCCCCGGGGGGTTCAAGAAAGAGCTGAAGTCGTTCAAGCCGGGGAACGGGTGA
- a CDS encoding TapB family protein, whose protein sequence is MVRPLAALLVVVALIGLAPAAPVPKHMMPKGPQFNYPTALGTKWVYVIEGGGEHTRVITRVEEKNGAKFVTIDWSAPAGRKPDQSVHVVTKDGVYIHAESGQAYDPPLLYFKLPYRAGDSWKSTFARPGLKVSTQTTAGPVEKIKVPAGEFSAVRVDVEMSFNGQGKQTRARWLANGIGMVKAEKSCVLKSFTLGKD, encoded by the coding sequence ATGGTTCGCCCGCTCGCCGCGCTGCTGGTGGTTGTCGCACTCATCGGCCTCGCACCCGCCGCGCCCGTGCCCAAGCACATGATGCCGAAAGGCCCACAGTTCAACTACCCCACGGCTCTCGGGACGAAGTGGGTCTACGTGATCGAAGGCGGGGGCGAACACACCCGGGTCATCACTCGCGTCGAAGAGAAGAACGGGGCCAAATTCGTGACGATCGACTGGAGCGCACCCGCCGGGCGCAAGCCCGACCAATCGGTCCACGTCGTTACCAAAGACGGTGTCTACATTCACGCCGAAAGTGGCCAAGCATACGACCCGCCCCTCCTCTACTTCAAGCTCCCCTACCGCGCCGGGGACTCGTGGAAGAGCACATTCGCCCGTCCCGGGCTCAAAGTCAGCACACAAACGACCGCAGGTCCGGTAGAAAAAATCAAAGTGCCCGCGGGCGAATTCAGTGCCGTGCGCGTCGACGTAGAAATGAGCTTCAATGGCCAAGGGAAACAAACGAGGGCGCGGTGGCTCGCGAACGGCATCGGCATGGTGAAGGCCGAGAAGAGCTGCGTCCTGAAGTCGTTCACGCTCGGGAAAGACTGA
- a CDS encoding TapB family protein, giving the protein MVRLLVVLLAVVALIGLAPAAPVPKHLLPKDGPLYHPVQKGTRWVYLDNGAEYHYELTAADPTASGTTVVTISQMKNGEPTPYRKVEVSERGLLWTETVGIAFDTPACLLRCPVQPGDAWAYSLSRPNTALARAKGTMKVPGTETVEVPAGKFAAVRVDEKRAVLAPGLPDTNLELTSWYAPNVGQVKWVCGKRERVLKSFTPAKD; this is encoded by the coding sequence ATGGTTCGCCTACTCGTTGTACTGCTGGCGGTTGTCGCGCTCATCGGCCTCGCACCTGCCGCGCCCGTACCGAAGCACCTGCTGCCCAAAGACGGGCCGCTCTACCACCCCGTGCAAAAGGGCACGCGCTGGGTGTACCTGGATAACGGCGCGGAGTACCACTACGAGCTAACGGCCGCGGACCCGACGGCGTCCGGCACCACCGTCGTTACCATCTCCCAGATGAAGAACGGGGAACCGACGCCGTACCGGAAAGTAGAGGTCTCGGAGCGCGGCCTGCTCTGGACCGAAACGGTCGGGATCGCGTTCGACACCCCGGCGTGCCTGCTCCGGTGCCCGGTGCAGCCGGGCGACGCCTGGGCGTATTCCTTGTCCCGTCCCAACACAGCGCTGGCACGGGCGAAGGGCACCATGAAGGTGCCCGGGACCGAAACCGTGGAAGTACCCGCCGGGAAGTTCGCCGCGGTCCGCGTGGACGAGAAGCGGGCGGTCCTCGCACCCGGCTTGCCGGACACCAACCTCGAGTTGACGAGCTGGTACGCGCCCAACGTCGGGCAGGTGAAGTGGGTGTGCGGGAAGCGAGAGCGGGTGCTGAAGTCGTTCACACCGGCCAAAGACTGA